A stretch of Pseudomonas taetrolens DNA encodes these proteins:
- a CDS encoding pyridoxal phosphate-dependent aminotransferase produces MITSKLPNVGTTIFTRMSQLATETGALNLSQGFPDFDGPQALRDAVGHHIASGHNQYSPMTGLPVLRQQVSAKIARSYGVQVNADTEVTITPGATQAIFCAIQAVIHAGDEVIVFDPCYDSYEPSVELAGGRCVHVQLGQDDFAIDWQKLEDALSPRTRMIILNSPHNPSGALISRNELDQLARLIADRDIYLISDEVYEHLVYDGVSHVSVLAHPELYHRAFVVSSFGKTYHVTGWKTGYVVAPPALTAELRKVHQYVSFCGVTPLQYALADFMQAHPEHVEELPAFYQAKRDLFCDLLGPSRFTFKPVAGTYFQLVDYSLIRPDLNDVDMAMWMTREHGVATIPVSVFYQTPPEGQRLVRLCFAKREETLREAAGKLCVI; encoded by the coding sequence ATGATTACCAGCAAGTTGCCTAACGTAGGCACCACCATTTTCACGCGCATGTCGCAGCTTGCGACTGAAACTGGCGCACTCAACTTGTCTCAAGGGTTTCCTGACTTCGATGGTCCCCAAGCGTTGCGTGATGCGGTAGGCCATCACATTGCCAGTGGGCACAACCAGTATTCGCCCATGACCGGATTGCCTGTATTGCGCCAGCAAGTTTCAGCCAAAATCGCCCGCAGTTATGGGGTGCAGGTCAATGCCGACACCGAGGTGACCATCACCCCGGGGGCGACCCAGGCGATCTTCTGTGCGATTCAGGCGGTGATTCACGCCGGTGATGAGGTCATTGTGTTTGACCCCTGCTACGACAGCTATGAGCCTTCGGTGGAGCTGGCGGGTGGGCGTTGCGTGCATGTGCAACTGGGTCAGGACGACTTTGCCATTGACTGGCAAAAACTCGAGGACGCGCTGAGTCCGCGCACTCGAATGATCATTCTCAATAGCCCGCACAACCCAAGCGGTGCGTTGATCAGTCGTAACGAGCTGGATCAATTGGCCAGGCTGATCGCTGACCGTGATATCTACCTCATCAGTGATGAGGTGTATGAGCATCTGGTGTACGACGGCGTGTCTCATGTCAGTGTTTTGGCTCATCCTGAGTTGTATCATCGTGCTTTCGTTGTCAGCTCTTTCGGCAAGACTTACCACGTTACGGGCTGGAAAACCGGTTATGTGGTCGCTCCGCCAGCGCTGACAGCCGAGCTGCGCAAGGTTCACCAGTACGTCAGTTTTTGCGGCGTAACGCCGTTGCAGTATGCGCTGGCGGACTTTATGCAGGCTCATCCCGAGCACGTCGAAGAGCTACCGGCCTTTTATCAGGCCAAGCGTGATTTGTTCTGTGATTTGCTGGGCCCGTCGCGGTTTACCTTCAAGCCGGTGGCAGGGACTTATTTCCAGTTGGTTGATTACTCCCTTATTCGTCCGGACCTCAATGATGTCGACATGGCCATGTGGATGACCCGAGAGCATGGTGTGGCGACTATTCCGGTTTCGGTCTTCTACCAGACCCCGCCCGAAGGGCAGCGGCTGGTTCGTCTGTGTTTTGCAAAACGCGAGGAGACGCTGCGTGAAGCGGCAGGAAAACTATGCGTGATTTAA
- a CDS encoding amidohydrolase — MRDLSALPDLTVALVQTTLAWHDRQANFAHFDELLEQTKGADLVVLPEMFTTGFSMESKNLAEPENGPTSKWLQAQAKKLDAVVTGSVIVLAADGSHRNRLLWARPDGEVLHYDKRHLFRMAGEHEHFTPGERQVQFEVKGWRIRPLICYDLRFPVWSCDAHDTDLLLYTANWPGARRLHWNRLLPARAIENLCYVAAVNRVGTDGKGLVYTGDSHIFDFQGESLLSAGEADGVFTMSLSAADLGAYRERFPAYLDADDFELH, encoded by the coding sequence ATGCGTGATTTAAGTGCTTTACCCGATTTGACCGTAGCGCTGGTGCAGACCACGCTGGCCTGGCATGACCGTCAGGCGAATTTTGCGCATTTTGATGAGCTGCTTGAGCAGACAAAGGGTGCAGACCTGGTGGTTTTGCCAGAGATGTTCACCACCGGCTTTAGCATGGAGTCAAAAAACCTGGCCGAACCTGAAAATGGTCCCACCAGCAAGTGGTTGCAGGCTCAGGCCAAAAAGCTCGATGCAGTGGTCACTGGCAGCGTGATTGTGCTGGCAGCCGATGGCAGCCATCGCAACCGGCTGTTGTGGGCTCGTCCTGATGGTGAGGTGTTGCACTACGACAAGCGCCACTTGTTCCGCATGGCGGGTGAGCATGAGCACTTTACCCCGGGCGAACGTCAGGTTCAGTTCGAAGTGAAGGGTTGGCGCATTCGGCCGCTGATTTGCTACGACCTGCGCTTCCCGGTCTGGAGTTGCGACGCGCACGACACAGATTTGCTGCTGTACACGGCTAACTGGCCGGGTGCGCGCCGCTTGCACTGGAACCGGTTGTTGCCTGCGCGGGCCATTGAGAACCTGTGCTACGTCGCTGCAGTCAATCGGGTGGGGACTGATGGCAAAGGCTTGGTCTACACGGGTGACAGCCATATTTTTGACTTTCAGGGCGAGTCGCTGCTCAGTGCCGGTGAGGCGGATGGTGTATTCACCATGAGCCTCAGTGCCGCTGACCTGGGCGCCTATCGTGAGCGTTTCCCGGCGTACCTGGATGCGGACGATTTTGAGCTGCATTGA
- the leuA gene encoding 2-isopropylmalate synthase, with translation MTMLKDPSSKYRAFPVIDLPDRTWPSKTITSAPIWCSSDLRDGNQSLIEPMDAVKKLRFWKTLVSVGVKEIEASFPAASQTDFDFVRTLIEDGHIPDDTTIQVLTQGREDLIARTFESLRGAKKAIVHLYNATCPAFRRIVFNQDKDGIKEIAVSAAKLFVKYAAQQPETQWTFEYSPETFSATELEFAKEVCDAVIEVWNPTPEHKMILNLPATVECATPNIYADQIEWFSRNINRRDSVLISLHTHNDRGTGVAATELGLMAGADRVEGCLFGNGERTGNVDLVTVALNMYTQGLDPQLDFSDIDGVRKVVEECNQIPVHPRHPYVGDLVHTAFSGSHQDAIRKGFAQQKPDALWEVPYLPIDPADIGRSYEAVIRVNSQSGKGGIAYLLEQEYGISLPRRMQIEFSQVVQRETDRLGLEMTAQQIHSLLHSEYLQANTPYALVSHRLQEENGHSAVEVEVSAKGGGETNLRWNGKGNGALEALVAGLPVKAEIMDYNEHAIGSGTNAKAAAYIELRVNGERAVHGVGIDENITTASFKALFSALNRSLSETEAKAA, from the coding sequence ATGACCATGCTCAAAGACCCTTCTTCCAAATACCGTGCCTTTCCGGTCATTGATTTGCCTGACCGCACCTGGCCTTCAAAAACCATCACGAGCGCGCCGATCTGGTGCAGCTCCGATTTGCGCGACGGCAACCAGTCGCTGATCGAGCCGATGGACGCGGTGAAGAAGCTGCGTTTCTGGAAGACGCTGGTGAGCGTGGGCGTCAAGGAAATCGAGGCATCGTTCCCGGCAGCGTCGCAAACCGACTTCGACTTCGTGCGCACCTTGATTGAAGACGGTCACATCCCGGACGACACTACCATTCAAGTGTTGACCCAAGGCCGTGAAGACCTGATCGCACGGACCTTTGAATCGTTGCGTGGCGCCAAAAAAGCCATCGTCCACCTGTACAACGCCACTTGCCCGGCTTTCCGTCGCATCGTATTCAACCAGGACAAGGACGGGATCAAGGAAATTGCCGTAAGCGCAGCCAAGCTGTTCGTCAAATACGCCGCTCAGCAGCCAGAAACCCAGTGGACATTCGAATATTCGCCAGAAACCTTCAGCGCCACTGAGCTGGAATTCGCCAAGGAAGTGTGTGACGCCGTGATCGAGGTCTGGAACCCGACACCCGAGCACAAAATGATCCTCAACCTGCCGGCTACCGTTGAGTGCGCAACACCGAACATCTATGCCGACCAGATCGAATGGTTCAGCCGTAATATCAATCGCCGCGACAGCGTACTCATCAGCCTGCACACCCACAACGACCGTGGCACCGGCGTAGCCGCCACCGAGCTGGGCCTGATGGCCGGTGCCGACCGTGTCGAGGGCTGCCTGTTTGGCAACGGCGAACGTACCGGTAACGTCGATCTCGTCACCGTTGCACTGAACATGTACACCCAGGGCCTGGACCCGCAACTGGACTTCTCCGATATCGACGGCGTGCGCAAGGTCGTCGAGGAGTGCAACCAGATTCCGGTTCACCCACGTCACCCATACGTCGGCGACCTGGTTCACACTGCATTCTCTGGCTCGCACCAGGATGCAATCCGCAAAGGCTTCGCTCAGCAAAAACCCGACGCCCTGTGGGAAGTGCCGTATTTGCCAATCGACCCGGCCGATATCGGTCGCAGCTATGAAGCGGTCATTCGGGTTAACAGCCAGTCCGGCAAAGGCGGCATCGCATACCTGCTGGAGCAGGAGTACGGCATCAGCCTGCCGCGCCGCATGCAGATCGAATTCAGCCAGGTGGTTCAACGCGAAACCGACCGTCTGGGCCTGGAGATGACCGCACAGCAAATCCACAGCTTGCTGCACAGCGAGTACTTGCAAGCCAACACACCTTACGCGTTGGTCAGCCATCGCCTGCAGGAAGAGAACGGTCATAGCGCCGTTGAAGTGGAAGTGTCGGCCAAGGGTGGCGGCGAGACCAACCTGCGCTGGAACGGCAAAGGCAACGGCGCCCTGGAGGCTCTGGTGGCAGGCCTGCCGGTCAAGGCCGAGATCATGGACTACAACGAACATGCCATCGGCTCAGGCACTAATGCCAAGGCCGCGGCCTACATCGAACTGCGCGTGAACGGTGAACGCGCCGTACACGGTGTAGGGATCGATGAAAACATCACCACGGCCAGCTTCAAGGCCTTGTTCAGCGCCTTGAACCGCTCGCTGAGCGAGACGGAAGCTAAAGCCGCGTAA
- a CDS encoding M23 family metallopeptidase, which produces MPRFFCTLLLLCLTANANAADSYITRLLNKPVPGGVAVIELGTGAQAPKATYDGKPVLVVKEQETWRAIVGIPLTVKPGSQQRITADGRQLAFAVVNKKYPEQHIALKNKRQVNPNPADLKRIENELAVQIKAYRTFSPNTPSNLLLDKPVNGPLSSKFGVRRFFNGEERNPHAGLDFAVPAGTPVKTPAAGKVILIGNYFFNGNTVFVDHGQGFISMFCHLSKIDTQVGQQLARGAVVGKVGSTGRATGPHMHWNVSLNDARVDPAIFIGAFQP; this is translated from the coding sequence ATGCCGCGTTTTTTCTGCACCTTGTTATTGCTTTGCCTGACAGCCAACGCCAACGCGGCTGACAGTTACATCACCCGCCTGCTGAACAAGCCGGTCCCCGGAGGCGTCGCTGTGATTGAACTGGGCACAGGCGCCCAAGCCCCCAAGGCCACCTATGACGGCAAGCCGGTGCTGGTGGTGAAAGAACAAGAAACATGGCGGGCGATTGTCGGTATCCCGTTGACGGTAAAGCCGGGCAGCCAGCAGCGCATCACGGCTGATGGCCGCCAGTTGGCCTTCGCGGTGGTCAACAAAAAGTACCCCGAACAGCACATCGCCTTGAAAAACAAGCGCCAGGTCAACCCCAATCCCGCAGACCTGAAGCGCATCGAGAACGAGCTGGCCGTGCAAATCAAGGCCTACCGTACGTTCAGCCCGAATACCCCGAGCAACCTGCTGCTCGACAAACCGGTCAACGGGCCGCTCTCGAGCAAGTTCGGCGTGCGCCGCTTCTTCAATGGAGAGGAGCGTAACCCCCATGCTGGCCTGGACTTCGCGGTACCTGCTGGCACTCCGGTCAAAACCCCGGCAGCAGGCAAAGTGATCCTGATCGGCAACTATTTCTTCAACGGCAATACCGTATTTGTCGACCATGGCCAGGGCTTCATCAGCATGTTTTGCCACTTGTCGAAAATCGACACCCAGGTCGGCCAGCAACTGGCACGCGGTGCAGTGGTCGGCAAAGTCGGTTCGACGGGACGCGCTACCGGCCCGCACATGCACTGGAATGTCAGCCTGAATGATGCACGGGTCGATCCGGCTATTTTCATTGGTGCCTTCCAGCCTTAA